A window of Lacibacter sediminis contains these coding sequences:
- a CDS encoding alpha/beta hydrolase, whose amino-acid sequence MKLVLLISSFMVATALYAQQEMPLYDGTVPNSKPGRTKETAVSKDNVLRISKVSVPTLTIYKPANANGMSVIICPGGGYGILAFDKEGTRVAEEMNKWGITAFVLKYRLPDDTTNIDRSLAPLQDAQQAVRLVRSKAAEWGLKKDKIGIMGFSAGGHLASTAATHFRSKADATTKDTTSVRPDFAILIYPVISFDSTITHKGSRNNLVGATASADQIKLYSNELQVTAKTPPSFLVHAADDGAVPVENSIRYYQACVKYKVPAEMHLYPKGGHGFGMFNKTTTDNWMERLKNWLTSL is encoded by the coding sequence ATGAAATTAGTTTTATTGATAAGTTCGTTTATGGTTGCAACAGCACTTTACGCTCAACAGGAAATGCCATTGTATGATGGCACAGTTCCAAATTCAAAACCCGGTCGCACTAAAGAAACTGCGGTATCAAAAGATAACGTGCTGCGCATTTCAAAAGTGAGTGTGCCGACACTTACAATTTATAAACCGGCAAATGCAAATGGTATGTCGGTGATCATTTGTCCCGGTGGTGGATATGGTATTCTTGCATTCGATAAAGAAGGTACACGTGTGGCAGAAGAAATGAATAAATGGGGCATCACCGCTTTTGTATTGAAATACCGTTTGCCTGATGATACAACAAATATCGATCGTAGTCTTGCTCCATTGCAGGATGCGCAACAAGCCGTTCGCTTGGTGCGTAGCAAAGCAGCTGAATGGGGATTGAAGAAAGATAAGATCGGCATCATGGGTTTTTCTGCAGGCGGACATTTAGCATCAACTGCTGCAACACATTTCAGAAGCAAAGCAGATGCAACAACTAAAGACACCACTTCTGTTCGCCCTGATTTTGCAATACTCATTTATCCTGTTATCAGTTTCGATAGTACCATTACACATAAAGGATCAAGAAATAATTTAGTGGGCGCAACTGCATCGGCAGACCAGATAAAACTTTATTCAAACGAATTGCAGGTAACAGCAAAAACTCCTCCCTCCTTTTTAGTGCATGCGGCAGACGATGGAGCAGTACCTGTTGAAAACAGCATCCGTTATTACCAGGCTTGTGTAAAATACAAAGTGCCTGCTGAAATGCATCTTTACCCAAAAGGCGGACATGGTTTTGGCATGTTCAATAAAACAACAACCGATAACTGGATGGAGCGTTTGAAAAACTGGTTAACGTCGTTATAA
- a CDS encoding pectinesterase family protein encodes MKLLMNLCLPKQIISFLALLLCTSVINAQQIAFPGAEGAGRFTSGGRGTVSVPTTVFEVTHLNDDNSVGSLRYALTQTATHRTIVFRVSGTIHLTSKLNIRANTTIAGQTAPGDGICLADFPVVISGDNVILRYVRCRMGDKNQLKTSPANCGVPVPPFTAACMPLDGSGGDDALGNLGNKNIIIDHCSVSWSSDEALTVYRGDSVTLQWNIISEPLNYSYHFETGDTDFENHGYGGIWGSLHGSFHHNLIAHCRNRNPRFAGNSTYPAGSIESADFRNNVIYNWGINTIYGGDGGQYNLVNNYYKYGPNTSSGVRYRIVGVDSTAEFGYAKYFISGNYVDGSTTNTNSNWLGASMNTGVAADTVKSKSSTPFLSAYNLTTTHTAQEAYDLVLQYAGASLRRDTLDERVANDVRNRTGRIIDVQGGYPHATPYANTVNAWPTLSSSTAPTDTDHDGMPDVWETANGLNINDASDRGIFAANGYTNLENYLNSIITAQQNTTPTIYSSSSLTSFTQTVGTPSASQSFTVSALNLTADLTITAPASYEVSLNNTTWSTSVALTPNSGSITSTTVYVRLNAITAGAFAGNVVGTSTGATNMSIAVTGNASQNLQDAAIGFFPNLDGGYENQTVGSYSTVTAHTSTTNWEVSAAWEIKAADARTGNKLMFYKQASSSVKYMFSPVLTNPALTQNTDYVIQFWYKPAGTLTASTVLTGSATVVGATGGTGTSLTATAVTLDGSTPLDWQLFTGTLKTATTTPTSTYFGMKISNPQSPYFYIDDYVAYPGTAVDNTAPDAVTNLAAAGSANAIALTWSAPATGIDNGGYLVVRSTVSTAPTLNTKGVYAAGNTIGADYTVLYTGTVTSFNDGTVTTGSTYYYHVFTADKAFNYSPVATISGTATASASPTILATASFSNFTQTIGTPSAVQKATVSGTNLTGDVTVTAPTNYEVSLNGTTFTSSVVLSPTSGTITSTEVSVRLNATTAGTYNGTISVACGAATTKTLAVNGIASNPIVAPAYDVLVAKDGSGNYTSVQAAITAAPTGRTSPWRIFIKKGKYVETVVIPSNKPFMQLIGENMAETIISYDNYSGKANPAGGTYGTSTCGTMIINAADVMLMNLSVENATGYGINANALVPAPGDGPQAVAVYTTSDRVVFYNCRMNSGQDTYYGGNNRGTRVYMKNSYIDGNTDFIFGSSTIIFDTCVIYPRTRLDNTTGGYVTAANTKLESGYGYVFRDCKITKNRGITLYTLGRPWQNDASTADIAKSYNKTVFLNSFMGSSIKPEGWSTWDGGTNTSFITYAEYNTKNYNGTLKDVSGRISWSKQLTAGEAAKYYNNDTVFVNANTPAMATWNPYSTWPELNNTFTPELSASNLLARKPNATSTTVNVTWNITWPMSGIKCELYRSSDKQNFSLIDTQTSSEDSACNFIYADVAPAAGASYYYIVRLSKAGFNNTTSDTAYVSSKPLITVTAALSDFLQGIGTPSTTQTYLVSGLNIIDSIKILPPVNYEVSADGGTTWYNNAKPLGLKPVTGTVANTTVTLRLNGNSVGTYNDKIIHSATMADTVKTAVRGTIQSQAVQISAVLQHWPFTQNNQDSAAIRSAGVVASAPTFSKFAVSDGVTVAGLLPYSLTRGQVFAATADGYWTTASGGPGGNLNRTNYEQFTVTAAAGYTTRIDSLMFNNAFYGSSSNIKIAVVYSRSGFATDSTEVIGYEFATAKALTQDNNGPSAVYRFPLNGSTGITLTEGQTLSIRIYYSCGSTSPGRYLQLKDVIVKGIPTQNVPTSVIDNITARGFSIYPNPAANTIYIKHPRSGTNTSIALYSLIGVKIVEWKATANTTLTSVDVQALPQGQYLIHYNSGKENVVLKCIVVH; translated from the coding sequence ATGAAACTGCTTATGAACCTTTGCTTGCCAAAACAAATTATTTCTTTTCTCGCTCTGCTGCTTTGTACCTCTGTTATAAATGCACAGCAGATCGCTTTCCCCGGTGCGGAAGGTGCCGGTCGTTTTACTTCGGGTGGAAGAGGAACGGTAAGTGTTCCTACAACCGTGTTTGAAGTAACGCATCTGAACGATGATAACAGCGTAGGCAGCTTGCGTTATGCGTTAACACAAACAGCAACACATCGTACCATTGTCTTCCGTGTTTCAGGTACCATTCATCTTACATCTAAACTTAACATCCGTGCAAACACAACCATTGCGGGACAAACAGCTCCGGGCGATGGTATTTGTCTGGCCGATTTTCCGGTAGTGATCAGTGGTGATAATGTGATCTTACGTTATGTACGTTGCCGCATGGGCGATAAAAATCAGTTGAAAACTTCGCCTGCTAATTGCGGCGTGCCTGTTCCTCCTTTTACTGCAGCCTGTATGCCTTTAGATGGAAGTGGTGGCGATGATGCATTGGGAAATCTCGGCAATAAAAATATCATCATCGATCATTGCAGTGTAAGCTGGAGCAGCGATGAAGCATTGACTGTTTATCGTGGCGATAGTGTAACCCTGCAGTGGAATATTATTTCTGAACCATTGAACTACTCGTATCACTTTGAAACAGGTGATACTGATTTTGAAAATCATGGTTATGGTGGTATCTGGGGTTCGTTGCATGGCAGCTTTCATCACAACCTCATTGCACATTGCCGAAACAGAAATCCACGTTTTGCAGGTAACAGTACTTATCCAGCAGGATCAATTGAAAGCGCAGACTTTCGGAACAACGTTATTTATAATTGGGGCATCAATACAATTTACGGCGGAGATGGCGGACAATACAATCTTGTAAACAATTATTACAAGTATGGTCCTAATACAAGCAGTGGTGTACGTTACCGGATTGTAGGTGTTGACAGTACCGCCGAGTTTGGTTATGCAAAATATTTTATCTCGGGCAACTATGTAGATGGTTCAACCACCAATACCAACAGCAACTGGTTAGGTGCAAGTATGAACACCGGTGTTGCAGCCGATACGGTTAAATCAAAATCATCAACTCCTTTTTTATCTGCTTATAACCTAACTACAACACATACCGCACAGGAAGCATACGATCTGGTATTGCAATATGCGGGTGCAAGTTTAAGGCGTGATACACTGGATGAACGTGTTGCCAATGATGTACGCAACCGTACAGGAAGAATCATTGATGTGCAGGGTGGGTACCCGCATGCAACACCGTATGCAAATACAGTGAATGCATGGCCAACGCTGAGTTCAAGTACTGCACCAACCGATACCGATCATGATGGTATGCCCGATGTATGGGAAACTGCCAATGGATTAAATATAAACGATGCAAGTGACCGTGGCATTTTTGCTGCCAATGGTTATACCAACTTAGAAAATTATCTCAACTCTATTATTACTGCACAGCAGAATACAACACCCACCATTTACAGTTCATCATCGCTTACTTCATTTACGCAAACGGTCGGTACTCCTTCTGCATCGCAGTCGTTTACTGTATCGGCATTAAATCTTACTGCAGATCTTACCATTACTGCACCTGCATCGTACGAAGTTTCATTAAACAATACAACATGGAGTACTTCAGTTGCATTGACGCCTAACAGTGGCAGCATTACTTCAACAACAGTTTATGTTCGTTTAAATGCAATAACAGCCGGTGCGTTTGCAGGAAATGTTGTGGGTACAAGTACAGGTGCAACCAATATGTCGATAGCAGTAACGGGCAATGCGTCGCAGAATTTACAGGATGCTGCGATTGGTTTCTTTCCCAATCTTGATGGCGGATATGAAAACCAAACAGTCGGTTCTTATTCAACTGTAACGGCACATACTTCCACAACTAATTGGGAAGTATCGGCTGCATGGGAGATCAAAGCAGCAGATGCACGTACAGGAAACAAGCTCATGTTTTACAAACAGGCAAGCTCCAGTGTAAAATATATGTTCTCGCCGGTGTTGACCAATCCTGCTCTCACGCAGAATACAGATTATGTGATTCAGTTCTGGTATAAACCTGCAGGAACATTAACAGCATCAACCGTATTAACCGGATCTGCAACAGTTGTAGGTGCAACAGGTGGAACAGGTACTTCGTTAACGGCAACTGCTGTAACGTTAGATGGATCCACTCCGCTAGACTGGCAGTTGTTCACAGGAACATTAAAAACGGCAACCACAACCCCTACCAGTACATATTTCGGGATGAAAATTTCAAACCCGCAGTCGCCTTATTTTTATATTGATGATTATGTAGCTTATCCCGGCACTGCAGTTGATAATACTGCGCCCGATGCAGTAACCAATCTTGCGGCAGCAGGTTCTGCCAATGCAATTGCGTTAACATGGTCAGCACCCGCAACAGGTATTGATAACGGAGGCTATCTGGTTGTGAGAAGTACCGTAAGTACTGCACCAACCTTAAATACAAAAGGTGTGTACGCAGCCGGTAATACCATAGGTGCAGATTATACTGTTTTATATACAGGAACAGTTACATCGTTTAACGATGGTACAGTTACAACCGGTTCAACTTATTATTACCATGTATTCACTGCAGATAAAGCATTTAACTATTCCCCGGTTGCAACAATATCCGGTACAGCAACTGCATCTGCATCACCCACTATTCTTGCAACTGCAAGCTTTAGCAATTTCACACAAACAATCGGTACGCCTTCTGCTGTACAGAAAGCAACAGTAAGTGGTACAAATCTTACAGGTGATGTTACTGTTACTGCTCCAACAAACTATGAAGTTTCATTAAACGGAACAACATTTACAAGCAGTGTTGTTCTTTCTCCAACATCAGGTACAATTACATCAACAGAAGTTTCTGTGCGTTTGAATGCAACAACTGCAGGAACCTACAATGGCACTATTTCTGTTGCATGCGGTGCTGCTACAACAAAAACTTTAGCAGTAAACGGTATTGCATCAAACCCAATTGTTGCACCTGCGTATGATGTATTAGTTGCAAAAGATGGTTCGGGTAATTATACCTCAGTACAGGCAGCTATCACAGCAGCACCAACAGGACGTACTTCGCCATGGAGAATTTTTATTAAGAAAGGAAAGTATGTGGAAACAGTTGTCATTCCATCAAACAAACCATTCATGCAATTGATTGGTGAAAACATGGCGGAAACAATTATTTCGTACGATAACTATTCGGGCAAAGCAAATCCTGCAGGTGGTACATATGGTACTTCAACATGCGGTACCATGATCATTAATGCAGCTGATGTAATGCTGATGAATCTTTCAGTTGAAAATGCAACAGGCTATGGTATCAATGCCAATGCACTTGTTCCTGCACCGGGCGATGGTCCGCAGGCGGTTGCTGTGTACACTACATCCGACAGAGTTGTGTTTTACAACTGCCGTATGAACAGCGGACAGGATACCTACTATGGCGGTAACAACAGAGGCACACGTGTGTACATGAAGAACAGTTATATTGATGGCAATACCGATTTTATTTTCGGATCATCTACCATCATCTTCGATACCTGTGTGATCTATCCACGTACAAGATTGGATAATACAACCGGTGGTTATGTAACTGCTGCGAACACAAAACTTGAATCAGGTTATGGCTATGTATTTCGTGATTGTAAGATCACAAAGAACCGTGGCATTACTTTATACACATTGGGCCGCCCTTGGCAGAATGATGCGAGTACCGCAGATATTGCCAAGTCGTACAACAAAACGGTTTTCCTGAACTCGTTTATGGGTTCTTCTATTAAACCCGAAGGATGGAGCACATGGGATGGCGGCACAAATACATCCTTCATTACATATGCCGAATACAATACCAAAAACTATAATGGTACATTAAAAGATGTGAGTGGTCGTATAAGCTGGAGTAAACAATTAACAGCGGGTGAAGCAGCGAAGTATTATAATAACGATACGGTGTTTGTAAACGCCAACACACCTGCGATGGCAACATGGAATCCGTACAGTACATGGCCGGAGTTGAACAACACATTTACTCCCGAATTATCTGCATCAAATCTGCTTGCACGCAAACCCAATGCAACCTCAACAACGGTGAATGTTACCTGGAATATTACATGGCCAATGTCGGGCATCAAATGCGAACTGTACAGAAGTTCTGATAAACAAAACTTCAGTTTAATTGATACACAAACCAGCAGCGAAGACTCTGCATGTAATTTTATTTATGCGGATGTTGCACCTGCTGCCGGTGCAAGTTACTATTACATTGTACGTTTATCGAAAGCAGGTTTTAACAACACAACTTCCGATACAGCGTATGTATCAAGTAAACCATTGATTACCGTAACAGCTGCACTATCTGATTTTTTACAGGGAATCGGAACACCATCTACCACGCAAACCTATTTGGTTTCGGGTTTAAATATCATCGACAGTATTAAAATTCTTCCGCCGGTTAATTATGAAGTATCTGCTGATGGTGGAACAACCTGGTACAACAATGCAAAGCCACTGGGCTTAAAACCTGTGACCGGTACTGTTGCCAATACAACTGTAACACTGCGTTTGAACGGAAACTCTGTTGGTACGTATAACGATAAAATCATCCACAGTGCAACAATGGCTGATACTGTAAAGACAGCAGTGAGAGGAACGATACAATCGCAGGCTGTACAGATTTCTGCTGTGTTGCAACACTGGCCGTTTACACAAAACAATCAGGACAGTGCCGCTATCCGTTCGGCGGGTGTTGTTGCAAGTGCACCAACGTTCAGCAAGTTTGCAGTATCAGATGGCGTAACAGTAGCAGGCCTGTTGCCTTACTCATTAACACGTGGACAAGTGTTTGCTGCAACAGCAGATGGTTACTGGACAACAGCATCGGGCGGACCCGGTGGTAATCTCAACCGCACCAATTACGAACAGTTTACTGTTACCGCAGCAGCGGGCTATACTACACGTATAGACAGTTTGATGTTCAATAATGCATTTTACGGATCGAGCAGTAATATTAAGATTGCTGTTGTGTATTCACGAAGTGGATTTGCAACTGACTCAACAGAAGTAATCGGTTATGAATTTGCAACAGCGAAGGCGTTGACGCAGGATAATAACGGTCCTTCTGCAGTATATCGCTTTCCATTGAATGGATCAACAGGCATAACATTAACAGAAGGACAAACACTCAGTATTCGTATCTACTACAGCTGCGGCAGCACCAGCCCAGGTAGGTATTTACAATTGAAAGACGTAATCGTAAAAGGTATTCCAACGCAGAATGTGCCAACATCTGTAATTGATAATATTACTGCAAGAGGTTTTTCAATATACCCTAACCCCGCAGCAAATACAATTTACATTAAACATCCACGAAGCGGAACAAATACATCAATTGCATTGTATTCTCTGATCGGCGTTAAAATTGTCGAATGGAAAGCAACTGCTAACACTACACTTACGTCAGTAGATGTGCAGGCCTTGCCACAAGGTCAATACCTCATTCATTATAATTCAGGCAAAGAGAACGTTGTTTTAAAATGCATCGTAGTACATTAG
- a CDS encoding alpha/beta hydrolase, with translation MKNNFLLLFFILLSVFVKAQEFVPLWPAGKKPNNNGKKITDSLFNERIWQVATPGIYCFVVPKAENNGTAVLIVPGGGYERLSHLYSGFNLAKWYNSIGVNAFVLIHRLPHQQDLINKQLVPVQDAQRAIRVIRANAVQWNIKTDKVGIMGISAGGHVATTLGTHVKDEAVANDTLDRYSYRPDFMVLLSPVVTMGKYAHGGSKKNFLGADTTKGNIEYYSSELQVTSFTPPAFLVHAQNDSTVKVQNSLLFYQSLVEKKINASLHIFPQGAHGIRLDENPGSTEQWLPLLEAWLKEMSFILPVPFK, from the coding sequence ATGAAGAATAATTTTTTACTTCTATTCTTTATTCTTCTTTCTGTGTTTGTAAAAGCACAGGAGTTTGTACCATTATGGCCCGCAGGAAAAAAGCCCAACAACAACGGTAAAAAAATAACCGATAGTTTATTCAACGAACGCATCTGGCAAGTAGCAACACCGGGTATTTATTGCTTTGTTGTACCGAAAGCAGAGAACAACGGCACAGCTGTGTTGATTGTTCCAGGCGGTGGATATGAACGACTTTCACATTTATACAGCGGATTCAATTTAGCGAAGTGGTATAACAGCATTGGCGTAAATGCATTTGTGCTTATTCATCGTTTGCCACATCAACAGGATCTCATCAATAAACAACTTGTACCGGTGCAGGATGCACAACGGGCTATTCGTGTCATAAGAGCAAATGCTGTGCAGTGGAATATCAAAACAGACAAAGTAGGTATCATGGGTATCAGTGCAGGTGGACATGTAGCAACTACACTCGGCACACATGTAAAAGATGAAGCTGTAGCAAATGATACATTAGACAGGTATAGCTATCGTCCTGATTTTATGGTATTGCTTTCGCCTGTTGTAACTATGGGCAAATATGCACATGGCGGCAGCAAAAAGAATTTTCTTGGAGCCGATACCACAAAAGGAAACATCGAATATTATTCAAGTGAATTGCAGGTGACCTCCTTCACGCCTCCGGCATTTTTAGTGCATGCACAAAACGACAGTACGGTAAAAGTGCAAAACAGTTTGTTATTCTACCAGTCGTTAGTTGAAAAAAAGATCAATGCGAGCCTGCATATATTCCCGCAGGGCGCCCATGGCATCCGGCTGGATGAAAATCCGGGGTCAACTGAACAATGGCTGCCTTTATTAGAAGCGTGGTTAAAAGAAATGAGTTTTATCTTGCCTGTTCCTTTTAAATAA
- a CDS encoding pectinesterase family protein produces the protein MKKVVGYIVLIIICGLQSFAQTANPQQYKYVFTVAKDGSGEFKYIQDAIDAMRVYPLASITLYIKNGVYNEKIELPAPNTDVTFIGESVEKTIITFNDYSGRGKHTTFTSYTAKISGNRFYAENITFANSAGPVGQALALYVDADKAIFKNCKFLGNQDTIFAAGENSRQLFLDCYIEGTTDFIFGPSTAVFQNCTIRSKTNSYITAASTTAGKKFGYVFLDCKIIADSGVTKTLLGRPWRAHAKTVFIRCEMPKQIAPEGWSNWNNPANEQTVLYAEYKCTGEGAVTAKRVAWSKQLSDKEAKEYTLDNILSNNSLVKDESSWFMQSRSKAFQWPASKQ, from the coding sequence ATGAAAAAGGTTGTCGGCTATATTGTATTGATCATTATTTGCGGATTACAGTCCTTTGCACAAACCGCCAACCCGCAACAGTACAAGTATGTATTCACAGTTGCTAAAGATGGCAGTGGCGAATTCAAATACATACAGGATGCCATTGATGCGATGCGTGTATATCCGTTAGCATCCATTACACTTTATATTAAGAACGGAGTGTATAACGAAAAGATTGAACTGCCAGCTCCTAACACAGATGTAACCTTCATTGGTGAAAGCGTTGAAAAGACCATCATTACATTCAACGATTATTCAGGAAGAGGAAAGCATACAACGTTCACCTCTTATACAGCGAAAATTTCCGGCAATCGCTTCTATGCAGAGAATATCACATTTGCAAACAGCGCCGGTCCGGTAGGACAAGCATTAGCATTATATGTTGATGCTGATAAAGCCATCTTTAAAAACTGCAAGTTCCTCGGCAACCAGGATACCATTTTTGCTGCAGGTGAAAACTCCCGGCAGCTATTTCTTGATTGTTATATTGAAGGAACTACTGATTTCATCTTCGGCCCTTCAACAGCCGTATTTCAAAACTGTACCATCCGCTCCAAAACAAATTCTTATATCACGGCAGCAAGTACCACAGCCGGTAAAAAATTTGGCTATGTATTTCTCGATTGCAAGATCATTGCCGATTCCGGTGTAACGAAAACATTACTTGGCCGGCCATGGCGTGCACATGCAAAAACAGTCTTCATCCGTTGCGAAATGCCGAAACAGATTGCACCGGAAGGCTGGAGCAACTGGAACAACCCCGCCAATGAGCAAACTGTTTTATACGCAGAATATAAATGCACAGGCGAAGGTGCAGTAACAGCAAAACGTGTTGCATGGAGCAAACAACTCAGCGATAAAGAAGCAAAAGAATATACACTCGACAATATTTTATCGAATAACAGTCTGGTAAAAGATGAAAGCAGTTGGTTTATGCAATCACGCAGCAAAGCATTTCAATGGCCGGCGAGTAAACAATAA
- a CDS encoding Gfo/Idh/MocA family oxidoreductase — protein MKPINTGICSFGMSGWVFHAPFISTHHGFHFYAVWERTKNLAQEKYPAVKTYRTLEEMLADENVELVVVNTPNITHYDYVKKALLAGKHVISEKPFTVEVAEAEELIALAGEKNLKLSVFQNRRYDSDYKTIKSVLDQKLLGNIVEAEFHFDRYKEEISPKAHKEVAMKGTGALYDLGSHLIDQALQLFGMPTAVFADIAIMRPVSQVDDYFEVLLYYPSSRVRIKGSYQVREALPGYVLHGSKGSFIKPKTDMQETQLQSHMLPTDDAYGIEPETEKGLLHTEVDGKIINEKIPSLTGNYTAYYEGIYQAIRNNAPLPVTAAEGTDVIRIIEAAFKSNEEKRVIEL, from the coding sequence ATGAAACCGATCAATACAGGAATATGTTCATTTGGTATGAGTGGTTGGGTATTTCACGCCCCTTTCATCAGTACACATCACGGTTTTCATTTTTATGCTGTGTGGGAACGAACCAAGAATCTTGCACAGGAAAAATATCCTGCTGTTAAAACATACCGTACACTTGAAGAAATGCTGGCTGATGAAAATGTGGAATTGGTTGTTGTCAATACGCCTAACATCACCCATTACGATTATGTAAAAAAAGCGTTGCTTGCGGGCAAACATGTCATCAGCGAAAAACCATTTACAGTAGAAGTAGCAGAAGCTGAAGAACTGATTGCATTAGCTGGAGAAAAAAATCTGAAACTCTCTGTTTTTCAAAACAGAAGATACGATAGTGATTATAAAACCATCAAATCAGTACTTGATCAAAAGTTGTTAGGCAATATTGTAGAAGCAGAATTTCATTTTGATCGGTATAAAGAAGAGATCAGTCCGAAAGCGCATAAAGAAGTAGCGATGAAAGGAACAGGCGCTTTGTACGATCTGGGTTCACATCTTATCGACCAGGCATTGCAATTGTTTGGAATGCCAACGGCTGTGTTTGCAGATATAGCTATTATGCGGCCTGTATCACAAGTAGATGATTATTTTGAAGTCCTGTTGTACTATCCTTCATCAAGAGTACGCATCAAAGGAAGTTACCAGGTGCGTGAAGCATTGCCCGGTTATGTGTTACATGGAAGCAAAGGTTCCTTCATCAAACCAAAAACAGATATGCAGGAAACACAACTGCAATCGCACATGTTACCTACGGATGATGCTTATGGCATTGAACCCGAGACAGAAAAAGGATTGTTGCATACAGAAGTAGATGGAAAAATTATCAATGAAAAAATCCCTTCTTTAACTGGAAACTATACAGCTTATTACGAAGGTATTTACCAGGCCATCCGCAACAATGCGCCATTGCCTGTAACTGCTGCTGAAGGAACGGATGTGATTAGAATCATTGAAGCAGCTTTTAAAAGCAACGAAGAAAAAAGAGTGATTGAATTATGA